The DNA sequence ATCTTCCGGAAAATTTCCAATCTTGGATGAAAACCGTTGAATTGGGTATGCAACAAGCTTTTGATAACTCAACCAAGCCTACCAAAGAAATTGAAAAGGAATGGGAATTATATAGAATTTCAAAAAAAAGCATCCCAACCAGACTTACCGCATTAGAACCGCTTATTAAAACAAAATGGAATCAAAGAACACCTTATAATAGTCAAATTCCTTATGAAGTTCTTACCGGTTGTGTAGCAACGGCTACCGCACAGATTATGAAATTTCATCAACACCCTAAAAAAGGAACAGGTATCATTCCGGCTTATCAGACCATAGACCCCAGTAACAATGTAACCTATAATATACAGCAGATAGATTTAAAGCAATACGAGTATGATTGGGCAAATATGTTAAATGAATATTATAATTCACCTACTCTCAATTATACCAATGAACAAGCAAAGGCTGTAGGGCTATTAATGTATCATATAGGAGCAAGTGCCCAAATGAAATATGGAGTAAAAGAAAGCGGGACTTCAAGCCGGAAAGCTTTAAAGGCATTGTATACTTATTATGATTATGACAAAAGTATAGATTATATAATTCGAGGTAAATATTTCAGTAATTTAAATGAAATACCTATCAGTGATGAAGAATGGGAGGAGATAATAATAAAAGAATTAAATGAAGATAGACCCGTCTATTATTCAGGAAATACGGACAAAAATTCTGGACATGCATTTGTTTGTGATGGATATGATTCCAACGGACTCTTACATTTTAATTTTGGATGGGGAGGAAATCAAGACGGATATTATAATTCAAATGCCCCATTAGAATATAAATATGGCCAAAGTATAGGTATAAATATAAAACCCAATGAAGGAGGAGAAAAAGTAAATAAATATTTTGTAAATAAGCTTACAATTTCAACTAATAAAGTATATAAAGATGAATGTTTTGTAGAAAAACATGATTTATACAACATAAATATAGAAGATACGATTATATATAAAAATCAATACATGGCTTTATATGATCTTAACAATACAATGGTAACTCTACTTAATGAAAGTACAAATCCGAATAATTTTAACAATAATTATTATACGCTAAACAGTACTATTAAAGCAGGGAAGTATCGTTTAAAAGTAGTGGAAAAGAAAGGAGATGCGTATATACCAATTAAAACGGCTCAAAATGTAGATGATACAAGTATAATAGAATTACTGGATGGTGTTAAATCGCATAACCTTAATTTATTAAATAATAAAGTTCTTACGGCTAACATAAAACAAGCTAAACCTAAAGATTACCTGCAAGTAGAATTTTCATTTGGAAATAATCGATGTAAACCTTTTAATGGAACGATAGCTTTAGCTTTGACTAATGATGAGGATAAATTGATCTATATTCTTGGAAAAGATTTAATAAATAATTTAAGAGAGGGTTATTACTATGGATCATATATAATTTCAGGTTACATACCGGATGATATTGCTAATGGAGCGTATCGAATCAGGATCTTTGCACGTGAAAATGATGGTCAAGAATGGCAATTGTTGGATGGGGCAGCCGTTAATTATCTTC is a window from the Apibacter sp. B3706 genome containing:
- a CDS encoding thiol protease/hemagglutinin PrtT; its protein translation is MRNFLFFLLFIFNCLPIWSKQIDQEEAKHIAENFINNQFSNLKRSNGFKLDLVYTAENEVNKLKKNHSEKYYYVYNIGANQGFIIISADDINYPIIGYSNSGYYDAANLPENFQSWMKTVELGMQQAFDNSTKPTKEIEKEWELYRISKKSIPTRLTALEPLIKTKWNQRTPYNSQIPYEVLTGCVATATAQIMKFHQHPKKGTGIIPAYQTIDPSNNVTYNIQQIDLKQYEYDWANMLNEYYNSPTLNYTNEQAKAVGLLMYHIGASAQMKYGVKESGTSSRKALKALYTYYDYDKSIDYIIRGKYFSNLNEIPISDEEWEEIIIKELNEDRPVYYSGNTDKNSGHAFVCDGYDSNGLLHFNFGWGGNQDGYYNSNAPLEYKYGQSIGINIKPNEGGEKVNKYFVNKLTISTNKVYKDECFVEKHDLYNINIEDTIIYKNQYMALYDLNNTMVTLLNESTNPNNFNNNYYTLNSTIKAGKYRLKVVEKKGDAYIPIKTAQNVDDTSIIELLDGVKSHNLNLLNNKVLTANIKQAKPKDYLQVEFSFGNNRCKPFNGTIALALTNDEDKLIYILGKDLINNLREGYYYGSYIISGYIPDDIANGAYRIRIFARENDGQEWQLLDGAAVNYLPLTVVNGKLGIEELKNDTNEFLIYPNPVKDILYIKSDSEQQIKSISIFDFSGKEVLQSNIDPTNGVNVSSLSSGAYIIKIKTSKEIKKYKFIKI